A genomic window from Methanobrevibacter sp. includes:
- a CDS encoding helix-turn-helix domain-containing protein, with protein sequence MLDECIIVNEGLKVKLYPDKVMKDKFNQSLGNTRFVWNNLLTEYQKTFELFKQHGYTKLKCNQTTFNTMLTMLKKQYPFLYKSESSSLQQVYRDLLHAFNGFFKKNSNYPRFKSKKNPKNGFR encoded by the coding sequence ATGTTAGATGAGTGTATTATTGTTAATGAAGGTTTGAAGGTTAAGTTGTATCCCGATAAGGTTATGAAGGATAAATTTAATCAGAGCCTGGGTAATACTAGATTTGTCTGGAATAATTTATTAACAGAATACCAAAAAACCTTTGAATTATTTAAACAACATGGTTATACAAAGCTAAAATGCAATCAAACCACATTCAACACCATGTTAACAATGTTGAAAAAACAATATCCATTTTTGTATAAAAGTGAGTCAAGTAGCTTGCAACAGGTTTATCGTGACTTATTACACGCATTTAATGGATTTTTTAAAAAAAATTCCAATTATCCAAGATTTAAATCCAAAAAGAATCCCAAAAATGGATTTAGA